A stretch of DNA from Globicephala melas chromosome 19, mGloMel1.2, whole genome shotgun sequence:
aTAAACTCTATAGAATGAACTAATGTTCCTACAATGGAAtacaaagcaataaaaagaaactatggATACACAgaaggatgaatctcaaaatattaatgttgagtgaaacaagtcagaatAAAAATGAGtgtacactgtatgattccattcacataaaacttttaaaaactataaaccaacctatagtaatgaaaaaaagatttgtgGTTGCTTGGGGAGGTGTGGGGAATATAAGAAGGATGGATTAAAAAGGGACACAAAGAAACTTCTTAGGTGATGGGTATGTTCACTATCTTcattgtggtgatagtttcatGAGTATGTATGTCAAACTTACTAATCTGTAcaatttaaatatgtacagcttatTGTCTATCAATTTTGTCTCAATAGatcacttgggggaaaaaaaggaaaacttactGATACTTATAATATATATAGACCTCAAatacattatgttaaatgaaaaaaagacagcCCAAGAAGactacatattttatgattctgtttctatgaaatgtccagaaattGCAAATCAATAGAGGCAGGAAGATGACCAGTGGTTGTGTGTGGCTCCGGGTAGGGGTGGAAACTAAGTGCACAGAGGAACAAGacaactttctggggtgatggaaatgttttaaagttgTATTGCGCTGACGGTTGCACAGCCCTAGAAACTCAGTTAAAATTACTGAAATGTATGCTTATACTTGGTGAATtttatagtaaataaaaatacaacaaaaaagacttCCTTTtctggacctccctggtggcgcagtgattgggggtcagcctgacaatgcaggggacatgggttcgagccctggtccgggaagatcccacatgtcgaggagcaactaagtctgcgagccacaactactgaagcccacgcgcctagagcccgtgctctgcaacaggagaagccaccacaaggaggagccggcgcacctcaatgaagagtggcccccactcgccacaactagagaaagcccacgtgcagcaacaaagatccaacacagccataaataaataaataaataaaaagatttccttttctacagtacgaaaaaacaaaacaaaaaaccccaccaactgaaattgcaaaaaaaaaggtCAAGGAAAAGAGTTTACCAAGAAATAAAGGTAGCCAGAAATCTCTGGGACAAAACAAAAAACGTACCATAAATTTTTAAGTGGAGTGGTAGAATCAGAAAGTAATCAGAAAGTCAAAATGGGTTACTGAAATTATAACTGAATACTTTTAAATACTGTATGTCAATACTACTTACATTAATGAATACATTTGATTCCAGACACCATACCACTGGTTCACCAACCTGTGTTGATACTAttgatacaatttttttaaattaattaattaattaatttttggctgtattgggttttcgttgcagcgcgggctctctctagttgcagcgagcggggtgtggtgcaagggcttctcattgcaatggttctcttgttgcagagtacgggctctaggcaccagggcttcagtagttgtggcacgcaggctcagtagttgcagctctctggctctagagcacaggctcagtagttgtggcgcagggggttagtttctccgcggcatatgggatcttcccagaccagggcttgaacccatgttccctgcgttggcaggcggattcttaaccactgcgccaccagggaagtccctgaaactatttttaaaaagtataaatatctCAAATGCAAATATGTTGAGATCGGAGAAATTAAGTGATACAATTAACTGTCCTTATGTTTATACAGATTAtcccaaatgtaaaaaaaaaccctagcattaaaaaaaaagttctcactGCGGAACATAATATAGGATCAAGGAAATGCTTTTATTTGAGTAAGAATGACCCTAAATGCAAATATCCAAAAGAAGTATAGTAAACTTGGAGATAAGAAGAACGAAAACTacattaaatttcattaaaaatagtaaACTTAGCACTAGATCACTCCGAACCACATTGAATTTTGTGAGGACAGCGAGAAGAGTGGTGATGGGGGGAGACAAAGTTGTTAGTAAGGTCCGTGAGGATAGACTAGAAGGAGTGAACTGTGCTTGGATTAACTGGGGAAATGCAGCCTTCATGTCTGTTTCTGGCGTTCAAGGTTTGACCCTGAACGTCCTCAAATACTGAGAGCCCCCACCAGGCGTCTCTATGACTGAGTCCTATATTAAATATCAGTCTAAACTCCAAACATGCCCAAGAAACCGACAGGGACATCTCCCTAACCCGGGCCTCTCTAACACTGAGTCCCAGGTTAAATCGCGAACCCGGACGAGACACCGCGTTCACCGATACAAACTTTCCACCACAGCTCTCAACCCCTGAGTCCCACAAGCAGAGTGATCCAAGTGGACTCCAAACTCTGACAGAATCGGACTTTCGGTCGATGATTTCTTCAGACCCTTAATCACTGACTGCCAAAAGCCCCATCACTAACGTCCAGACGTCTCTGGGAATGATTCTAAATAAAATCCCAACTAAGGTCCTTCACACGCGCTCACGTTTCACAGTCCCAAGAGGTCGTGAATCCAAGCCCACAACCCGACTCACCTGATCCCAAACCCCTCCAGACACCACTGGCAGCGACAAAAGGCTGAGCCCACCTGCTATTCGGATGCCCTCCTGAGCGGTCCCTAGGGACGCAGACGGGCTAGGACCAGGCAATCTGGCGAGGACCTTGGAGCGCTGCGGGATTTCCGAATTCCGGCCGCGCGCTCCGCTCTATGACGTAACATGGCCCCGCCCACCTCGGCGTTTCCATGGGGCGGGGGCCATAAAGGCTGTAGGAAGACATCGAAATCCTTCCTGGCCCCCTCAATGCTTTTATCAATCCCTGCCGGTTGCGAGGGATGGTCAACAATGCTGTGCTAACTGCGTAAGATTTCAGAGACCGATGCCTATCCAAGGCCAACATGGCGCGTTCAGCCGGCTGAGGAACAAAGAAAGATGGCGGCGCCCTTCATGCACTTTAGAGCTGATTCGTTACTCTGGAGCGCCATGGGCGCGGCCATCTTAGAAGAAGGCAGGTGTCCCTATGACCGAAAAGGGCTTAGATCCGCGGTTGCTTGGGAAGATTAAAAAAGGTTGAagttggggctttcctggtggcgcagtggttgagagtccgcttgccgatgcaggggacacgggttcgtgccccggtccgggaagatcccacatgccgcggagaggctaaggcccgtgagccatggccgttgagcctgcgcgtccggagcctgtgctccgcaacgggagaggcgaaaacagtgaggggcccgcgtaccgcaaaaaaaaaaaaaaaaaaaaaggtagaagtcGAGACATCGCTGGAGAGGCGGGGGCCACGGAATTGACAAAAGCAGTCGTCACTTAATATCTTAGGCTTGTGGAGAGAGCGGTTGTGTGTGGAGTGGGTAAGGCCTTTGTAGTttagaagaaattaagacagccttTGTATAGGCGTAGCCAATAAGGCAGAGTTCGATTAAAAATGCTGATACCTGCGTGGGATCGATACATAGCAACCTCTAGTGGGTAAGAGGATGAAGTGAAGGTGGAAATGAGTGAACTACATGTTTCCTTCCAAAAATAAATGGTGACAGTGGGACATTTGAGAATATAGAATTATGAGGTAATCAATTATCATACTTGGCATAgctcacaaatttaaaaaaagagcacactttaaaatgttgtttttatGCAGGTGTGGGAGGTTTAATTGTAGAGGATTTAAGTTAAAGAGGACTATTAGAAGGCAACCTGGATccaatttaaatttttcattctatttgacccagcaattatATTCCACCCATTTATTTGGTGAAAGTTTTCTTAATATTAACCACAGAGGcttttgtaataaaaaagaaaaacctaaatgtaCAATGATAGATGAATACTTTGGTAAATTATGGAACATCCACTCAACATAACAGTATATAACAATGAAAGATTGTCAGTATAAATAAGGAAAGGTAAATATTCTTCAGAGGATAAGACGCATCTGCAGGATAGTACATATATTATGATCCTTTTATGGGAACAAACCATAAGTGTCTTTTTGAAAATTGCgattagttaaataaaatatttagcttGGATTACTTTAGGGTTTTTACTTATGGGTAGAGCACATCAGAAGTTTTCACATTCCCAATTTTTGCAATTCTCCATTGTTAACATATCTTTGTATAATAATTATGTATTACTTTAGTATTATAAAAATATCGATTTTAGAAGAATACTGAATGATGTAGATGTTCATAATATAGTAACTATAAAGAGACtagtctcatttttcttttgtaaaaatatacTTACATGCATTTGAAATTTGGAGAATATATTGTTAACAGTATTTGGCTCTTAGGTACAATATGGgtgatttaaaatttctgtattgtttatatatgttttctaatttctatacattaagaattgttttcataatttcttaaTAATATTACATTCCCTTCAGGGATTAAATTTTAGCCACATTCACCTGATATGTCAAGCTCTGAAAGTAGAGTTACACATGTGGTCCAGAAAACTCAGGGCAGCCTGGGCAGCCCATTCTGGGATCCTGACTGATCAGTTTCAGGAATGAGCTGCTCTGACCTTGCCATGGTAGCATATGTAGGTTCACAGAAGGACAAGATACTAGCATCTGAGGGCCTGGTTGCTGGGGCCCTCATGTCTAATTCTTTGCTGTAGAATATCTGCCCAGAATCCATCCTGTGACagtgtggggtgggagtgggagcaCTAACCCAGGAATTAGGGCAGAGATGTTCAAATTTAAATATAgatcaagtaaataaataaatatagatcaGAAAGCTCACTTTATAAACCCAGAGCCCTGGGTCCCAGTTCCACAGGTTCTGGCTTAGGTCGTGGTGTGaggcaggaagcccagagaaaacACTTGGAAACAGGTCTGGAGTGTTCTTGGCTCATAAATATTATGCTGGCTGGCTCCCCTCAGTACACTTAGGTATTGTTTCAAATTACATTTGTGCAGAATAGCCTTCCTTGGAAACCCTTTCTAAAATAGCTCCTCCATTACAGCCTATATACTAGGCTTAATATTTCTCCACAGCATTTAACAGAACTGAAATTctgatgtgtatttattttactcaGTCGCTTTCACTAGACTGTATGTTCCATGAAGGCCATGgctttgcctgttttgttcactgatgtgtcTCCAGTGACaaaaacagttcctggcacagtctagatgctcaaaaaatatttttaaaggaatgaattactCAACATAGAATTGGTATAGTATTCAACATAGATTGAATACTGCCACAGTACTGTCTGACAGATGTCctttttctcccccctccccaaaagCAGGACTCACCATTTGTAAACTGAACTAAATATCCTTATTATATCAAAGAAATGACTCTGGATAGAGACAAGAGAAGAAGAGCCCTACTGCTAGGAAAACtaagaatttgttgccagtagaccttCTCAAAAAGAATTGATAAAGGAGACtctgacaaaaaagaaataacagaaggaAACATATGAAACATAAGACATcaggaatgaagaaaaaggaatggaaaggGTGAATATATCATCAAATATAATAGGCTATTCtccttttgagttttaaaaattatgttggaTGGTTGAAAGCAAACACGACAAGTTTACCTGATATGGTTCTCAATTTGTATATAAGTGTCGAATATCATTTGCTGTTAGGGAATTGTAAAGTAAGCCCATCATTATATACTACCACACCCCTGATAGGATGGCTGGAATCAAATATGACAGTGCCAAGTGCTAGAAAAGACATGAAACAGCCAGAGcattcatacactgttggtgggaatgtaaattagtacagccactctggaaaagttgGCAggttcttacaaagttaaacacaaGCGTAACATATACATATGACTCCCGGGTATTTATCCCAAAGAAACAAATTCTTATGTTCACATAAAATTGggtacacagatgttcatagaTTTTTATTCAAAACAGTGAAACACCGGAAACAACCCAGACATCCGTCAACAGCGAACAGATAAACAAACCCATGGTACACCCATACAAAAGATTTCTAGTCAGtaacaaaaagtaaaactatttatacacccaacaaaTTGGATGGATCTTAAGGACAATTTGCTGAGGGAAATAAAGCCTATATCAAAGgatacacactgtatgattccactttaaTAGCATTCTTAAAATAGCAAAGTTGGAGTGTTGGAGTGTGATCAGTGGTCAGCATGGGTCAGGGTTGGGGGAGAGTGTAGCAGGAGGATGTTGTGTTGGCACAATGCCACATCCCAATTGTGGTGGTGTTTACAGAAATCTATATCTGAGATAAAATTTCTTAGAACTCtatatatcaaaaaacaaaacaaaacaaaactcataaaaATTAGTGCATGCAAAAACTATTGAAATCCAAATAAGGTCTATAGTTTACTTAACAGTATTGTACCAATGTCATTTTATTGGTCTTGATGATGTATTATGGTTATGTAAGATAATATCACTGAAGAAGCTGAGTAAGGGTATTCTGGaactttgtatattttgcaaTTTCTTGTAAGTctaaaactatttcaaaacaaattttagaaaaatcattttgagGTGTTTTTGTAAACTACTTAATGCTACTTATAAACTTGGATAAATACATCCAAACATGTTGAattacatatatgaatatattccttttccttttgaaatacacagactgaaagagaTGAATTTAGAGCCTAAGAAATGCAAGAGCGAATCATATAATGATATGAGGTGGGCACAGAACACTCCTGCATTGtatataacattaaaatttaatgtatATAACATTAAAACCCTAAACACAAGGTGGGCTTGTGTTCAGAAGAGCCCACTTTAAAATTATGGAATTATTGATAATATGGTTCAAGGTATTGTGTCCCAAAATGGACATCAGGTGTACAATAAGTTTAGATTTCTGAGGGAAAACTCAAATATACGTCATTTTCATGAGgcttttttccttcagtattcTCTGATATTTTGCTAAAGTTACTCCACATTTAGTGGGTTCATAAACTATTCTATTTCTGTATGAATTCATGAGAAGTGATGAGGCAGAATGTATCACCGAAATCCTGCCATGTTCATTGTCATCTGAAAATTTTTCTCCAGCATGCATATGAGGCAACTATTGAGGTTTTATTTCTACGATCATCATATTGCTACTATGAATGAGCTCACTGGTGATCTGTTATGATCACTGATGAGATAGGGTTTTTATTCCCACAGAAGGCTTTCCTAGTCTCTCCATTCATAAGATTTATCTTAGTATATACTTTTCAGACATATAATTACCTAGAAATGTTTCCTGAAGccttttctgcattgtatgtATCAGAGCTTTTTCCTACATGTTAATTTAGACATATAGTGTGAGGTAACTTATCACTGAAGGCACTAGCACATTCTCTGCATTCATTAAATTTCACTCCTATGCAAATTCCATAGTTTCCCAAGGGTGAAATCTAGCAACAGGCTAATCTACACTGACCACAGTCAAGTAGAGCACACTGATGTTTAATGAGTTCACTGAACTATCATGGTTTGTACCCTGAACAAGTACACTTATATATAATGAGTTCAGAGTCACTGCAAAGGATTATGTACCTTGACCTATACGTTTCTCGTGTGTATTAACAAGGCTTAACAAATGAGAGAAAGGTTACCCCCAATTGCTGAATCCACAGAGTCTCTCTCTTTTATGAGCTCTCTGATGTACTGATGGGTGCTGAATTTGTGTTGAAGGCTTTCTCACATTAATTGCATACATACAATTTGTCTCCTGTGTAAATTTTCTGGTGGGTAATGAGACCAATACCAATTATGAATAGGATTTTCCACAGTCAGTACATATAAAGGTAGTTTATCCTGCGTGAAACACTCTGATGTTGGACAAGGCATATTTTCTTCCTGTAGGTGTGACTATATTCATTGCTTTGTTAAGATTTGTTTCCATTATGAGTTCtctgatgtacaatgagattcCTCTTTGAGGAGAAGCcttttccacattcactgcatacaaaaggtttctctcctgtatgagttCGCTGATGAACGACTAGACGGCTTTTCACAGTGAAGCCTCTGCCACATTCATTGCAggcataaggtttctctccagtatgaatttgCTGATGTAAAATGAGTTCTGTTTCCATGACAAAACcttttccacattcactgcatATATAGGACTTCTCTCCCATATGAATTTGCTGGTGTATGATGAGATAGCGTTTCATTGTGAAGCCTTTTCCACACTCATTGCATGtaaagggtttctctccagtatgagttcGCTGATGTACCACAAGATTGCTCTTAAAGGCAAACCCTTTTCCACATTTATTGCAtatatagggtttctctccagtgtgagttcGCTGATGTAACATCAGTCCGCTATTCACGATGAAGCCTTTCCCACATTCGCTGCATCTATAAGGTTTCTCACCCGTATGCGTTCGCTGATGCACAACAAGCCGACTCTTCAATGGGAAgcctttcccacattcactgcagatgtagggtttctctccagtgtgagttcGTTGATGTATGATGAGCATGCTCTTCACGGTGAAGCCTTTTCCACATTCACCACATACGTAGGATTTCTCTACTGTATGATTTCTCTGATGTACAATCAGATTATTCTTCCTGGGAAAGCCTTTTCCACATTCATTGCACACATACGGCTTTTCTCCTGTATGAGTTCGCTGATGTTCAATCAGACGACTCTTCATGGTGAAAcctttcccacattcattgcatatgtagggtttctctcctgtatggTTTCGTTGGTGTATGATGACATAGTGCTTTGTGGTAAAgcctttcccacattcactgcagatgtagggtttctctcctgtatgagttCGCTGGTGTATAGTAAGCATGCTCTTCCCAGTGAAGCCTTTTCCGCATTCATTACATATGTAGCATTTCTCTCCAGTATGATTTCGCTGATGTACAATGAGGTTACGCTTCCCTGGGAAGCCTTTTCCACAGTCACTGCATatgtaaggtttctctccagtgtgagttcGCTGGTGTTCGATCAGACGGCTCTTCATGGTGAAGACTTTTCCACAATCACCGCATATAAAGGATTTCTCTCTcttgtgaattctctgatgttcaTTGAGCCTGGACTTTCGGGAGAATACTTTTGCACACATACTGCATCCATAAGGTTTCTCCCCTGTATGAACTCTCTGATGGTCAGTGAGCTGAGATTTCTTAacaaaggctttcccacattcactgcatatgtgggctttctctgcaTTGTGAGTTCCTTGGTGCTTAATGACTTGGGACTTACTACTGATGGATTTTGCACTTACAGGGCATTGAACTGGAGAATGAAATTCTTCAGGCTTACCATGCAGAAATGATTTCCCATCTCCATTACATTTAGTAGAGTTCTTAATTTCATAGCTTTGGCCCTGGCTGACTAAACTTAAATGTGATTTCAAAGTTTTTATATAGAACTCAAACATATCATGATTTTGCCTGAAAGAGAAATGACTTTTGCTTTGAGGAACAGGATTTCCAAATGCATTATGTTCCTGGTATTGTTCTATACCTTTCAGCATTCTTTGATTTTCCCAGTCACCCTGAAGATGATTACCAACGTTGCCAGTTTctaggaaagaagagaacaatgagccctttttattattgtttggaataaaattgttttaaaaattccttggttttttaaaaaaatggcactTTAGTGGCAACCCTATGATAACAGTATAAAAGAAACACCATGTATAAATGTTCCTTATTTCTTACACATGGTAAAAACACAGTAATATAAAcgaaccaaaaggaaaaaaacagttaATGTACCAATAAGGTTAGGCAGTTGACAATCTATGTAGACTTGGCTGCTCTCTAAATAAGAAATTGCAAAACATGCAGAGGTAGTAAAATACATGcaagtctttttttgttgttgttgtttttttgtttgtttgttttttggcctcactgtgtggcttgcaggatcttggctCCCTGagtagggattgaacccaggcccacagcagtgaaagcatggagtcttaaccactggaccaccagggaactgccGAGCAAGTCACGGTTAGCGCAAACGAGAGGGTATGAAGGAACAGAACTTGAAAAGACACAAGACCACAGAGGTGCAAGAGACAACTGATCCAAAATGATGAGGCTTGCATTTGTTCACTCCAAAACTATTTGGAGTGAACAAAGGCACTGTGTTGGTGTTTGGGATATATAAAATATGCCTTACTTACTTTCACTTCTCATAATTCCTGTTAGGGAAAcccaaatgaaaaagaagaaaagaaaaaaagtagggaGTTGGAGATTGCTAAATGTGGTTTGAAGGAGCAAAGGAGATGGTGGCAAGCGGAGGAAATGAGGATATTTTGAATACTTGCATAAAGAAAAGGCAAGGTTGGGGCTTCCccgacggtccagtggttaagactccagacttccagtgcttccactgcaggtggtgtggattccatccctggtaggggaactaagatcctgcatggcacacagccagaaaaaatttttaaatgttaaaaaaaaaaaaagaaagaaagaaaaagcaaggttAACTGATGGGGTCAGTGCAGAGAGTGGTCTTTGAAAGTGAGGAACCCAGGATTACTCTACTAACTGTATGGCTTGAGCCAATGGTTTGGTAAAAGCATCTCCAATTGTGATGAGGAAGATTACTGAAATCCacatgtaggaaaaaaaagtgtgcatTGTGGAACCTAAACTTTGAGATGATATTAGATGTGTAGTACAGAAATCAAGAAGCCAAGTGGAAGTATAAGTGGAGGAAACAATGTGGAAATAATATGTGCATACTATTCAAGAAAAGAGGACTGGATGTGTTGGGAGGACATGTAGAATGAAAGATGATGATGGTACAGAACCAACGTCTTAAGACATTCCAACACTCAAGAGTTTGGGGATTCTTTAAGCCCACTTAGAGGATCCAAATTCTGACTACAGAAATCAGGGAACTATGCATACTAAGGTGTATAGAATAAACGTATTTGTAACCTGGCAACTAACTGTAAAGGACTGTAAACTGAAATAATCTCTTGCATTGTAATCCTGTTCCTAAATTTGCTTCTGTAGACCACCATCAAACTAACTTTCCAAAAACATCAAACATATTAGTGGATAACTTGTATAATCAAAACTCTAACCTTTAGTCTATCTGTGTCACGTTATCCTATGTTCCATTCATAGTGAAACAGGGCAACAATGACTGTTAGGAAATTTTGTAACTGGCCGTGTACCATGTAGTCATCTTTGGAAGCTAATGGAATATGGAAACTGTCGCCTTTTTCAATCACTTTCTGCATTCAGTAGAGAGGTCGTATCCAAATTTTTCCCATGTCAACGTCCCTAATAAACTCTTCACTTGCCACCAGCAGCATCTACTTCAGTAATTCTACATTTGCATCTAGGTTGGCAACAGGTTGTACTAAAGGACCAACTTCCTCCTTTAAGACCAGGTTGTGTCAGCTTTACcttcaggttttttttaagaACATCTGACTGTTCCTTATTATTGCTATCCTACTGCCACCCAGGTAAAAGGTAAGACAGGCTAGagctataaaaatacaaaacctaCCAACCCTCCACTATGCTACCTCAATTACTCACATAGCAAATCCAAACAGTCATCCTGGCAAGAAAAGTGTACATCACCGTGAATATTCCATGTTTCCACTCCACTCCTCCTCCTGAAGAGACCTTCTAACACTGGCTTTCATTTGCCTGACTTCAGGCCACTCTTTTGATAGTCAATCCCATGGGCTTGCACATTTCTTATTTCATGCCTTCATTCCTAACTCATGGCATCATCTTCCTAATTCAAAATGTAGATAAACCTTGTACATATCATGCTGTCATTCCCACTCTGACTGTATTACTATAAGCTCTATTTCCTCTGTTTTTCTAAAGGAATCCCTTTATTGTTCATTTGTACAGTTACCTTCAGTGAAGACTGAACCTCACTCAAAGAGAGGTCTGGCCCTTGCCCTTGGCTACTGGGAGGTGATCTCTAGGCCCCTGGAATGTCCTgcctgataggagtgtctttgtttGCCTGGTGGCTTTGGCCACCAGACACtctaacaatgtgatttatgaCATGGGCTTTGGGCCACACCATATCAGTTACAACCTTTGGAGGAAATGGAGACTATAGGTATTAGCCTGACTTCTGGAGGGGCGAAAGACATATTTCCATGTGCGAAATGTGTGATTGAATCCCAATGAAAACTCTGGATACCaaaggctgagcctttggtt
This window harbors:
- the LOC115847717 gene encoding zinc finger protein 432 isoform X1, with the translated sequence MIQAQETLSFKDVAVDFTWEEWQLLAPPQKDLYRDVMLENYSNLLSVGYRVSKPDAMSKLERGEEPWTIEDEIHSQTCPETGNVGNHLQGDWENQRMLKGIEQYQEHNAFGNPVPQSKSHFSFRQNHDMFEFYIKTLKSHLSLVSQGQSYEIKNSTKCNGDGKSFLHGKPEEFHSPVQCPVSAKSISSKSQVIKHQGTHNAEKAHICSECGKAFVKKSQLTDHQRVHTGEKPYGCSMCAKVFSRKSRLNEHQRIHKREKSFICGDCGKVFTMKSRLIEHQRTHTGEKPYICSDCGKGFPGKRNLIVHQRNHTGEKCYICNECGKGFTGKSMLTIHQRTHTGEKPYICSECGKGFTTKHYVIIHQRNHTGEKPYICNECGKGFTMKSRLIEHQRTHTGEKPYVCNECGKGFPRKNNLIVHQRNHTVEKSYVCGECGKGFTVKSMLIIHQRTHTGEKPYICSECGKGFPLKSRLVVHQRTHTGEKPYRCSECGKGFIVNSGLMLHQRTHTGEKPYICNKCGKGFAFKSNLVVHQRTHTGEKPFTCNECGKGFTMKRYLIIHQQIHMGEKSYICSECGKGFVMETELILHQQIHTGEKPYACNECGRGFTVKSRLVVHQRTHTGEKPFVCSECGKGFSSKRNLIVHQRTHNGNKS